A stretch of DNA from Microbacterium saperdae:
CGGGGGTCTCGTCATCCTGCGCCTGCCACAGGGCGGAGACGAGCTCGCTGCGCTCGATCGTGCGGCCTTCGCGCAGCACGAGATACTGCAGCAGTTCGAACTCCTTGTACGTGAAAGCGGCGGACTCACCGTCGATCAGCACGCGCTTGCGGGAGATGTCGACGACGACGCCGCCCTCTTCGTCGGTGGTGTCCTCTTCGGCTGCGGCCTTGGTGCGGGCGATCGCGCCGGGCTCGTGCAGCGCGAGGCGGACGACGTCGAGGTCGCGACCGCCGGAGCCGTGCGGGGCGAGGGCGACGGTGGCATGCGTCTCGGCGCCGGGGGCGAGTTCGGCGAGCGTGCGGCGCAGCGCGTCGACGAGGAGGGGGAGGCTCACTCCGGCTTCGGCGGCCTTGATCTCGTCGAGACCGACGTAGAGGGCGAAGCCACGGGGGGAGCGGACGGCGGGGAGGTCGGCGGCGGCGGCGAGCGGCGCGGCGGAATCCTGTGCGGTGTGGACGGCGGTGACGGCGGGACGCTCAAGGAGTGCGATGTTCGACATGATGATGAAGTCCTCAGGACGTGAGCCGGTGTGGCTCTGATGCGTTGCATGAATGACCGGGCGAGCCGGGAAGCGAGCAAGGGTGGATGCTCGGAGACTCAGGCCTCGCAGATCGCGAAGAGTCGAGTCGGGCGGGGTGGCTGTTCGTTCAGCGACACATTCGGCAACACATGCCAACGCGACCGGGCATCATCATCCCGGCAGTCCTGTTCGCCTCCTGGGCGGACAAAGGGCTTGCGTTGGTGGTCATGGGGGGATTATGTCGGATCGTGTCGGCCCGTGTCAAAACGACGACACCCTCGCATGGCGGGCGTAACGTGGAAGGGATGACGACTTCGACGCTTGCCTCCGGCTTCCTCCTCACCGATGAGAAGGACGCATCGCGCTATACCCTCCACCGCGACGGCAACCTGGTCAGCGTCCTCGACTACCGCGACGACGGACGCACGGTGGCGCTCACCAGGGCCTTCACCGTCCCGACTTTCCGCGGCCATGGCTATGCCGGTGTCGTCGTCGAGGGAGCGGTGGCCGACATCATCACCCGGGGGGATCGCAAGGTCGACGCGGTGTGCTGGTACGTCGCCGACTGGTTCGATGCGCACCCTGAGCACGCGGGTCTCCTGCGCGTTCGCTGACCTCTCGGGACTGTGACGCTGTGTTACACGGAGTCTTCCTGCCAGGATGAGGGCATGAAACTCGCCGAGGCCCTCACGGCGCGCGCCGATCTGCAGCGCCGCATCGAACAACTCCGCGCACGGATCACTGCGAATGCCCGCTATCAGGAAGGCGAGGAGCCGGCCGAAGACGCCTCCGCACTGATCGTCGAAGCGGATGCCGCTCTGGAGCAGTTGCGACAGCTGATCCGCCGCATCAACGCCACGAACTCGCGCCTCGAGCTGGGTGCGGACGGCACCATGACCGATGCGCTCGCCGCCCGCGACGTGCTCCGCCTGCAGCACTCGCTGTTGGTGGATGCTGCCGCGGCGGCATCCGGTGCGAACGACCAGTACCTGCGCCAGATGAGGTCGGAGCTGCGCCAGATCTCGGCACTTCCGGTCGCCGAGCTGCGCACACGCGCTGACCGGGTCGCGCAGGAGCTGCGCGAGCTCGACAACCGGATCCAGCAGGCGAACTGGAACAACGACCTGGAGGAGTAGCAGCGGAAGTCGGTAGTCACGACGAGGCGGGCACAACCCCTGCCGGAGGGGCAATCCGGCACATGTTGGGCGGAGGGCAGCCCGGAACGCATCGCGCAGCCCCGCACGCCGCACATGTGATCGCGCATCGCGCATCATGCATCACCGCGTGTCGATCGTCGTGACGAGGGTGGGTCAGGGGACCTTCCGCTTATGAATGTCAGCGTCCATGGATAGAGTGGACGTCTGCTCAGCCCCGTCGGCTGAGGTGGTCAGGTGCCCACGGCGCGCTGGTCCGAGGCTCGAAACCTCCGGCATCCTTCACCAGACACCGGAGGTTTTTCCATGTCGTCATCCCTGCGCGCCCGTCCCCAGACCCGATGGTGGGCGCTCATCGTCATATCGCTCACGCAGCTGGTCGTCGTCCTCGACGGCACGATCGTGAACATCGCGCTGCCGCGTGCCCAGGCGGACCTCGGACTCACGGACGGACAGCGCCAGTGGGTGGTGACCGCCTACGCCCTCGCGTTCGGGGCGCTGCTCCTGCTCGGCGGTCGGATCGCGGACTACGTCGGACGCAAGCGGATCTTCATGATCGGCATGCTCGGCTTCGGGGCGGCATCGCTCTACGGCGGTCTGTCGCAGCAGGGCTGGGAACTGATCCTCGCCCGCGGACTCCAGGGTGCCTTCGCCGCCCTGCTCGCACCGGCCGCTCTCGCCCTCCTCACCGTCACGTTCCCCTCGGGGCGCGAGCGCAACACCGCCTTCGCCGTCTTCGGGACCGTCGCGGGTACGGGGGCGGCGATCGGGATGCTGCTCGGCGGCGTGCTCACCGAGTTCACCGACTGGCGCTGGTGCCTGCTCGTCAACCTCTTCTTCGTCGTGATCGGCGTCGTGGGTGGGGCGATCGTGCTCACCGAGAGCAGAGCAGAGGGCGACAACCGCTACGACGTCTGGGGTGCGCTCACCGTCACGCTCGGGCTCGGCCTGCTGGTCTACGGCTTCACCCTCGCCGAGAACGGATGGGGCGACCCGCTGACGATCGCCTTCCTGGTCGCCGGTCTCGCGCTGCTCGGCGTCTTCGTGTGGGTGGAGTCGCGGGTGTCTCAGCCGCTCCTGCCGCTGAGGGTCGTCGCCGACCGGGTGCGCGGTGGGGCGTTCCTGATCCAGGGCGTCGCCGGCGCGATCATGATCGGGGCCACGGTCTACCTGACCTTCCACCTGCAGTTCGTGCTCGGCATGGGCGCGCTCCAGGCGGGACTCGCGAGCTTGCCGCTCCCGATCGCGACGATGGTGCTCGCGCCCGTCGCGACCAAGCTGCTCCCCGTCATCGGTCCGCGCCCGATGCTGATCGTCGGGCCGCTGATCGCTGCCGCTGGGCTGTTCACGCTCTCCGGCATCACGCCGGACGGCGCATACCTCGTGCAGATCGCGCCGGCGCTCGTGCTGCTCGGCATCGGCATGGGGTTCGTCTTCATCCCGCTGCAGAACCTGGCGCTCTCCGGCGTCGCGCCGCACGACGCCGGCGTCGCCTCGGCCGTCGCGAACTCGGCAATGCAGATCGGCGGGTCGATCGGTCTGTCGGTCTTCACCGCGGTGTACGCGGCATCGGTCGGCGGGCACGCGCAGGCGGAGGTGTCGCCTGAGGGCTTGACCGACGCCTACGGCTGGACGTTCATCGCGGCATCGATCCTGATGGTCGCGGCGTCCGTGATCGCGGCGTGCATGATCCGCGGATCCAAGGATGTGCTCCTGCCCGCACAGGGCGACGCCGTGCTCGCAGCGCACTGAGCGGCGGCGGCCGTGGCGTCCGCACCGGCGAGATCCCTGTGATTTCACTGTCAGGAGCGGATGCCACGGCACGCCTCGGACCGAATGTCGGTGGGGGTTCGTACCGTGTGAGTATGCGCATCCTGCACACGTCCGACTGGCATATCGGCCGCACCTTCCATGGCACCTCGACCATGGATGCGCTGGCCGAGGTGCTCGGAGCGCTCACGGAGCAGGTGCGCGAGAACGCCGTCGACGTGGTGGTCATCGCGGGCGACGTGTTCGACTCCGCCACTCCCTCGGCGGCGGCCTACACGCTGCTCGGCGATGCCCTGGTCGCGCTGCATGACACCGGCGCCCGTGTCATCGTCACCAGCGGCAACCACGATTCGGCTGCGCGACTGGGCTTCCAGGCGAGACTGCTGCGCGACGGCATCCACGTGCTCACCGACCCGCTGAGCATCGGAACGCCGGTGACGGTCGAAGACGCCGACGGACCCGTGCACTTCTTCGGCATCCCCTACCTCGAACCGGCGATCGTCCGCCAGCACTGGCCGGAAGGCGATGCAGACGGGCGTCCGCTGCGTTCCCAGGCCCAGACCATGGCGCACGCGATGCAGCTCGTCCGTGCCGGCATGCGTGCACACGAGGGTCGATCCGTGGCGATCGCGCACTGCTTCGCCGCCGGCGTCGATGCGACGGCCGGGCTGGAGCGCGAGGTGCGACAGGGCGGGCTCGACGTCGTTCCGCTCAGCGTGTTCGACGGCCCCGACTACGTCGCGCTGGGTCACATCCACGGGCGTCAGCAGCTCGGCGAGCGCGTGCGTTATGCCGGGGCACCGCTGCACTACAGCTTCGGTGAACAGCACAAGCAGCGCGGATCCTGGATCGTCGACCTCGACTCCGCCGGCCTGTCGGGGGTGTCGTGGCTCGAACTGCCCGTGCCGCGCCGACTGGTGACGCTCACCGGCACCCTCGCCGAGATTCTCTCCGAGACGAATGTCGCCGCCCACGCGGGGGACTGGGTGTGTGCGGTGTACACCGATGTCCTTCCGCAGACCGAGCCGATGCGTCGCCTGCGTGAGAGCTTCCCGTACTGCGCGATGGTGCAGCACCAGCCCGACGTCGCCGCAGTGACGGACGAGCGCTCCTACGTGCAGCGGCTGCGTGCCGCGGTCACCGACGCCGACAGGGTGGAGGCTTTCCTCGAGCACGTGAGGGAGGGGCAGGGCGCGAGCGAGGCGGAAGGCGTACTCATCCGTGACGTGCTCGACGAGCGCGTGCGCGCGGACGCTCTCGTCTGATGCGACTCCATCGGCTCGAGGTCGAGGGGTTCGGTCCGTTCCGCTCCCGGCAGAGCGTGGACTTCGATGCCTTCGCCGATGACGGCATCTTCCTGATCGCGGGACGCACCGGTGCCGGCAAGTCGAGCATCCTCGATGCGGTCTGCTTCGGTCTGTACGGCGGCGTTCCGCGCTACGACGGCGGGGAGAAGCGGCTGCGGAGCGATCACTGCGAGCCGGATGATCCTTCCGAGGTCGTCGTCGAGTTCAGCACTCCGTCCGGGCGGTTCCGTGTCACACGATCGCCCGAGTATCTGCGCCCCGCGAAGCGTGGTGGCGGTCTCACGAAGCAGGCTTCCGCCGTCACCCTCGATGAGTGGACGGATGCCGGATGGGTCGGCCGCGCGGCGCGGGCGGTCGACGTCGGCAATGAGCTCGACGACATCCTGCAGCTGAGCAGGGAGCAGTTCCTGCAGGTGATCCTGCTCGCGCAGAACCGGTTCTCGGAGTTCCTGCTCGCCAACAGCAAGGATCGACAGGCACTGCTCCGTCGACTGTTCGGGACGCAGAGGTTCGAAGACGTGCAGGCGCGGTTCGAGGAGCGACGTCGTGTGGCGGAGCAGGCGCTCGGCGCACGGCTGGCGACGGTCACTGCGCGCGTGGAGGAAGCGGAGCGGCTGGCCGATGAGGCGGAGCTGTGGGGAGAGTCTTCCGAGGACTCCGGCGCACAGGCGCCCGTGGCGCGCGGGAACGCCTCGACCGAAGACCGTCTGGACGTTCTGAGGCGCGCGCAGGCTCGAGCGGAATATCGGGCGGAACGGCGTGCCTCGGAGCGTGACGATGCGGAACGTCGATCCGCGGCGGCCGATGCCGCGCTCGCCACGGCCCGGGAGGAGCAGCGAGACCAGGCGGAGCGCGATCGCGCCCGCACGGCGCTCGCCCGGCTCGAGGGCGAGGAGCCGCTCATCGCACAGGCGCGCACAGAGCTCTCGGACGCGCGTGCCGCAGAGAGCCTCCGTGGAGTGCTGGCGGCTACGGAGCGCGCCCGTGTCGCACTGACTGGCGCGGTCGAGGCCGCGCAGCGAGCACAGGCAGCCTGGGACGCGTTCGGACTTCCTGCGGACGACCTCGAAGCGTGGGCGGCCGAGCGCACCAGAGCGACCGGTGCCTGGCAGCGGGCGCTCGAACTCGAAGGACAGGCCGCTGCGCTCGCGGATGAGCTGCAGACCGCGGAGGCCGCCGTCGACGTGATCGAGGCGCGTCTCGACGAGCGTGAGGCCGATCGCGCGACGCTTCCCCTGCAGACGATCGAGCTGACCACGCAGCGCGATGACGCCCGTCGCCGGGCGGACCGCGCGGCCGACCTCCGCGTCGCGCTCGATCAGGCTCAGGTGCGTGCCGCCGCCGTCCTCGAAAGCGCACGTCTCGACATCGATCAGATCGCCGCGGAGCAGGATCTGGCGCGCGCCAGCGCAGAGCATGCGAGCGCGCAGACGGCCCTCGCACAGCTGCGCAGGAGACGGCTCGACGGTTTCGCGGGTGAGCTCGCTTCAGCGCTCGTCGACGGTGACCCCTGCCCGGTGTGCGGATCGCACGAGCATCCCTCGCCGGCGGCACACGCAGATCCGGTGACGGCCGACGATGTGGCCAGCGCCGAGCAGCAGCGGGACGAGGCCGCGGCGCGCGAGCGCGAGGAGTCGCAGAGGGCCGCGACGCTTCGCGCGGAACTCGCGGTCGCCACCTCACGCGCCGATGGCCGTACCCTCGCGCAGGCCGAGACCGAGCTGGCCGCGATCGCCGCAGAGCACGCGGACAGTCTTGCCGCGGCGGAGAAGAAGGTCGCGCTCGACGCGGAGCTCCAGGAGATCGCGGAACGCGCCGAGCGCCTGGAACGGGATCGGGCCGCAGATCTCGTCGTGCTCGCGTCGGCGCGCGAGCAGCTGGCGATTCTCACGCAGCGCCGGGCTGACGCGCAGGAGCTGATCGCGGAGGCGCGCGGCGACGCGCCGACCGTCGCCGATCGCCTCGCTGAGGCCACGACACAGGTGGCCGCGGCGCGATCCCTCTCCGCGTCCCTCGCAGAACGGGAGCGCCGTGAGGCGGCGCTCGGAGAGTCTGCGGCAGAGCAGGACGCCGCACTCGCCTCCTCGCCGTTCGCCGATGCCGCGGCGGTGCAGGTGGCGCTGCGCTCCGCGTCCGCCCTGGAGAGCCTGGACGCGAGGATCACCGCCCACGCCGTGCAGCGTGAGAAGGAGCGAGCGATCCTGTTCGACCTCGAATTGCGTACGCTCCCGGAGGAGCCGATCGACCTCGCGCCCGCGGAGATCGCGTCTTCGACCGCTCGGGCGGCATGGAGTGCGGCCGTGGACGACGCCGGTCGAGCCTCCGGCATCGTGGAAAGACTCGCCGGGCTCATCGACTCCGCAGCGTCGGAGCATGCCAGGACCTCAGCTCAGACGGCCGAGTTCGAGGTGCTGCGCGGGCTCGCCGACACGATCGCCGGACGCGGGGGCAACACGCGCAAGATGACGCTCGAGACCTTCGTGCTCGCCGCCGAACTCGAAGAGATCGTGGAGGCGGCCAACCGGCGCCTCGGCGACATGTCGACCGGACGCTACCAGCTGCAGCACTCTGACGCTCTGGCGGCTCGGGGCGCTGCCTCCGGTCTCGGGATCGTGGTGTTCGACGCCTTCACCGGACAGACCCGCCCCGCCCAGTCGCTGTCGGGCGGCGAGACCTTCCTCAGCTCGCTCGCCCTCGCGCTCGGTCTCGCCGAGGTCGTCACGGCGCGAGCCGGCGGGATCCGCCTCGACACTCTCTTCATCGACGAGGGCTTCGGATCGCTCGACGGCGACACCCTCGACATCGCGATGCGCACTCTGGACGAACTCCGTCAGGGCGGCCGGACCGTCGGCGTGATCAGTCACGTCGAAGCGATGCAGGAGCAGATCCCGGCGCAGCTCACGGTGCGGGCGACCCCGGAGGGACCCAGCGTCGTCGAGTCGCGCTGACGCCGTCCACGCGTGAGCGTGCGGCCTGCGCCGCTCGCGGTCCGCGGATCGTCGATCCGGTCAGACGCCGTACTCGCGACGGATGACTTCACGCAACTGCACGCTGCAGCGGGCGATCGCCGCGCGGAAGTCGACGAGGGCCCCCTCCTCCGCGCGGTCGGAGATGGCGCGGAACGCACGGATCGGCACGCCGAACTGGTTGGCGACCCAGATGTACGCATAGGTCTCCATGTCGACCAGGCCCGCGCCGGACGGTCGGATGACGGCGGTGATCCCCGCATCTCCGACGAAGCTGTCGCCGGTGGCGATCAGCACGCCCTCCCGGCCCGTGGACACCCGCGCCGGAAGCGACACGTGCTG
This window harbors:
- a CDS encoding winged helix-turn-helix domain-containing protein → MSNIALLERPAVTAVHTAQDSAAPLAAAADLPAVRSPRGFALYVGLDEIKAAEAGVSLPLLVDALRRTLAELAPGAETHATVALAPHGSGGRDLDVVRLALHEPGAIARTKAAAEEDTTDEEGGVVVDISRKRVLIDGESAAFTYKEFELLQYLVLREGRTIERSELVSALWQAQDDETPGERTIDVHVRRLRAKLGRYEDIVRTVRGIGYRFDRHADVVIRYGHGTPSPDRF
- a CDS encoding GNAT family N-acetyltransferase; protein product: MTTSTLASGFLLTDEKDASRYTLHRDGNLVSVLDYRDDGRTVALTRAFTVPTFRGHGYAGVVVEGAVADIITRGDRKVDAVCWYVADWFDAHPEHAGLLRVR
- a CDS encoding DIP1984 family protein encodes the protein MKLAEALTARADLQRRIEQLRARITANARYQEGEEPAEDASALIVEADAALEQLRQLIRRINATNSRLELGADGTMTDALAARDVLRLQHSLLVDAAAAASGANDQYLRQMRSELRQISALPVAELRTRADRVAQELRELDNRIQQANWNNDLEE
- a CDS encoding MFS transporter encodes the protein MSSSLRARPQTRWWALIVISLTQLVVVLDGTIVNIALPRAQADLGLTDGQRQWVVTAYALAFGALLLLGGRIADYVGRKRIFMIGMLGFGAASLYGGLSQQGWELILARGLQGAFAALLAPAALALLTVTFPSGRERNTAFAVFGTVAGTGAAIGMLLGGVLTEFTDWRWCLLVNLFFVVIGVVGGAIVLTESRAEGDNRYDVWGALTVTLGLGLLVYGFTLAENGWGDPLTIAFLVAGLALLGVFVWVESRVSQPLLPLRVVADRVRGGAFLIQGVAGAIMIGATVYLTFHLQFVLGMGALQAGLASLPLPIATMVLAPVATKLLPVIGPRPMLIVGPLIAAAGLFTLSGITPDGAYLVQIAPALVLLGIGMGFVFIPLQNLALSGVAPHDAGVASAVANSAMQIGGSIGLSVFTAVYAASVGGHAQAEVSPEGLTDAYGWTFIAASILMVAASVIAACMIRGSKDVLLPAQGDAVLAAH
- a CDS encoding exonuclease SbcCD subunit D produces the protein MRILHTSDWHIGRTFHGTSTMDALAEVLGALTEQVRENAVDVVVIAGDVFDSATPSAAAYTLLGDALVALHDTGARVIVTSGNHDSAARLGFQARLLRDGIHVLTDPLSIGTPVTVEDADGPVHFFGIPYLEPAIVRQHWPEGDADGRPLRSQAQTMAHAMQLVRAGMRAHEGRSVAIAHCFAAGVDATAGLEREVRQGGLDVVPLSVFDGPDYVALGHIHGRQQLGERVRYAGAPLHYSFGEQHKQRGSWIVDLDSAGLSGVSWLELPVPRRLVTLTGTLAEILSETNVAAHAGDWVCAVYTDVLPQTEPMRRLRESFPYCAMVQHQPDVAAVTDERSYVQRLRAAVTDADRVEAFLEHVREGQGASEAEGVLIRDVLDERVRADALV
- a CDS encoding AAA family ATPase; the protein is MRLHRLEVEGFGPFRSRQSVDFDAFADDGIFLIAGRTGAGKSSILDAVCFGLYGGVPRYDGGEKRLRSDHCEPDDPSEVVVEFSTPSGRFRVTRSPEYLRPAKRGGGLTKQASAVTLDEWTDAGWVGRAARAVDVGNELDDILQLSREQFLQVILLAQNRFSEFLLANSKDRQALLRRLFGTQRFEDVQARFEERRRVAEQALGARLATVTARVEEAERLADEAELWGESSEDSGAQAPVARGNASTEDRLDVLRRAQARAEYRAERRASERDDAERRSAAADAALATAREEQRDQAERDRARTALARLEGEEPLIAQARTELSDARAAESLRGVLAATERARVALTGAVEAAQRAQAAWDAFGLPADDLEAWAAERTRATGAWQRALELEGQAAALADELQTAEAAVDVIEARLDEREADRATLPLQTIELTTQRDDARRRADRAADLRVALDQAQVRAAAVLESARLDIDQIAAEQDLARASAEHASAQTALAQLRRRRLDGFAGELASALVDGDPCPVCGSHEHPSPAAHADPVTADDVASAEQQRDEAAAREREESQRAATLRAELAVATSRADGRTLAQAETELAAIAAEHADSLAAAEKKVALDAELQEIAERAERLERDRAADLVVLASAREQLAILTQRRADAQELIAEARGDAPTVADRLAEATTQVAAARSLSASLAERERREAALGESAAEQDAALASSPFADAAAVQVALRSASALESLDARITAHAVQREKERAILFDLELRTLPEEPIDLAPAEIASSTARAAWSAAVDDAGRASGIVERLAGLIDSAASEHARTSAQTAEFEVLRGLADTIAGRGGNTRKMTLETFVLAAELEEIVEAANRRLGDMSTGRYQLQHSDALAARGAASGLGIVVFDAFTGQTRPAQSLSGGETFLSSLALALGLAEVVTARAGGIRLDTLFIDEGFGSLDGDTLDIAMRTLDELRQGGRTVGVISHVEAMQEQIPAQLTVRATPEGPSVVESR
- a CDS encoding phosphorylase family protein, with protein sequence MKLLVAAMASELAAFPAELEGFDQLVTGEGKLQATYALTRALDAKAYTEVVVVGTAGGIDPDLDATAHEVGSALQHDVFDLDGIAGQHVSLPARVSTGREGVLIATGDSFVGDAGITAVIRPSGAGLVDMETYAYIWVANQFGVPIRAFRAISDRAEEGALVDFRAAIARCSVQLREVIRREYGV